A genomic stretch from Bacteroidales bacterium includes:
- a CDS encoding carbohydrate-binding domain-containing protein — translation MMKNIFLALLLLFVSRYVFTQENILIHNNGNTIFESNISDIDSVKFQNNISIFNLGSGSPVSIPISSIDSITFSDEIINPDEIIYIIYNDYGVTIINPYENQGISIDVTEFHVVAEAQSGIANIEYHVSGLTNDGSLTVNSHESIILTLSNVSVINPNGSVINVTADNVKIQLEGNNYLSSGSGSSANGVLLCSNSLEFTGNGELEVSAVKKHAIYSGGNIKVENGIITILQAASDGFHSEGFVMYNGTLNITASGDGIDAGSGVILINDGNITINSTANDVKGIKTDNDLTVNGGEFILTIEGAQSKGFSSKQNAYFYGGNINITTSGTTVLEESGNGFDPSYCTAVKVSGNIEITNANINIQALETCNGGKGLSADGNIIINSGVINISTTGDGDIYTDEDGNLDSFACTCITADNNINIFGGTIICHSSGLGGKGISADADLVIGILDANNENLILNVTTTGERFYVSGYGDDADYANPKAIKSDGNLTVNSGIITISCTQEDEGGEGLESKATLIINGGEIHIETFDDSINASDHIEITNGNVFCLARGNDGIDSNGTLTISGGFVFSNGTRAPEAGFDCDNSIFKITGGTIIGTGGSTSNPTANVSTQRTIIYRSGASGDYICISNPSGDVILMLEIPTYTGIGGGPGGGNQSVILFSDSEIVTGNNYTLHYGGTITGGTNVNGYIIGGTYSGGQTKTFNVNSMLTTIN, via the coding sequence ATGATGAAGAATATATTCTTAGCATTGCTGTTGCTTTTTGTAAGTAGATATGTATTTACACAAGAAAATATATTAATTCACAATAATGGTAATACTATTTTCGAATCTAATATTTCTGATATTGATAGTGTAAAGTTTCAAAACAACATTTCAATTTTTAATCTTGGTTCAGGAAGTCCGGTAAGTATTCCTATATCTTCAATTGACAGTATTACTTTTTCTGATGAAATAATTAATCCAGATGAAATTATATACATTATATATAATGATTATGGTGTGACGATAATTAATCCGTATGAAAATCAAGGAATTTCAATTGATGTTACAGAATTTCATGTTGTTGCTGAAGCGCAAAGCGGAATTGCGAATATTGAATATCATGTTTCGGGCTTAACAAATGATGGTTCGTTAACTGTAAATAGCCACGAATCAATAATTCTTACATTATCTAATGTTTCTGTCATAAATCCTAACGGTTCAGTAATTAATGTTACAGCCGACAATGTTAAAATTCAGTTAGAAGGTAATAACTATTTATCGTCTGGTTCCGGAAGTTCTGCTAACGGAGTATTATTATGTAGTAATTCTTTGGAGTTTACCGGCAACGGTGAACTAGAGGTTTCTGCAGTTAAAAAACATGCTATTTATTCCGGCGGAAATATTAAGGTTGAAAATGGAATAATTACCATTTTGCAAGCAGCTTCCGACGGCTTTCATTCCGAAGGATTTGTGATGTACAACGGAACACTTAATATTACTGCTTCAGGCGATGGAATTGATGCAGGCAGCGGAGTAATACTAATTAACGATGGAAATATAACAATCAATTCAACTGCAAATGACGTTAAAGGTATAAAAACAGATAACGATTTAACTGTTAATGGCGGCGAGTTTATATTAACAATAGAAGGAGCACAATCTAAAGGTTTCAGTTCAAAACAAAATGCATATTTTTATGGCGGCAATATAAACATTACTACATCGGGAACAACTGTGCTTGAAGAATCCGGCAACGGTTTTGATCCTTCATATTGTACCGCAGTAAAAGTGAGTGGCAATATTGAAATAACCAATGCGAATATTAATATTCAAGCTTTAGAAACTTGTAATGGTGGTAAAGGACTTTCTGCTGATGGCAATATTATTATTAACAGCGGAGTAATTAATATTTCAACAACCGGCGACGGTGATATTTATACCGACGAAGACGGTAACTTGGATTCTTTTGCATGTACTTGTATAACCGCAGATAATAATATTAATATTTTCGGAGGAACAATTATTTGTCATAGCAGTGGTTTGGGTGGCAAAGGTATTTCTGCTGATGCAGATTTGGTTATCGGCATACTTGATGCTAATAATGAAAATTTAATTTTGAATGTTACTACAACCGGAGAACGTTTTTATGTCTCGGGATACGGTGATGATGCCGATTATGCTAATCCGAAAGCTATAAAAAGCGACGGGAATTTAACAGTGAATAGTGGAATAATTACAATTTCATGTACACAAGAAGATGAAGGAGGCGAAGGCTTGGAAAGTAAAGCAACATTAATTATTAATGGTGGTGAAATACATATTGAAACTTTCGATGATAGCATTAATGCTTCCGATCATATAGAGATTACAAATGGTAATGTTTTTTGTTTGGCAAGGGGAAACGACGGAATAGATAGTAACGGAACTCTTACAATTTCAGGAGGATTTGTCTTTTCAAACGGAACAAGAGCTCCTGAAGCCGGTTTTGATTGCGATAATAGTATTTTCAAAATTACCGGTGGTACTATTATTGGTACGGGTGGCTCAACTTCTAATCCGACAGCTAATGTAAGTACTCAACGTACAATTATTTACAGATCAGGTGCCTCTGGCGATTATATTTGTATATCTAATCCATCGGGAGATGTAATTTTAATGTTAGAAATTCCGACATACACCGGAATTGGCGGCGGCCCGGGCGGTGGAAACCAATCTGTAATTTTATTCAGCGATTCTGAAATTGTGACAGGAAATAATTATACATTACATTACGGCGGTACTATCACCGGAGGAACTAATGTTAACGGCTATATAATCGGAGGTACATATTCTGGTGGACAAACAAAAACATTCAACGTAAATTCTATGCTTACTACTATAAATTAA
- a CDS encoding copper resistance protein NlpE N-terminal domain-containing protein, with protein MKTLKLTLLSVVVMLIASCGNNSTHSVKNTVEWTGTYTNILPCADCSGIQTTIELDNNNMYAMTIKYLGKESDTYTYKGSFIWNKKGNQIELNFDEKPSFPNKYIVKENKLIQLDMNGKEITDSNLDYSLEKVSNLLNKKWMLKELNGRKIEIDNEFLKQPYFIINSQYNINGVGICNSFFGSTDIRSGNKIFFSRVASTLMACIDMMDVETEFFNMFSNAVRYSIDNEVLTLYSGNNSNLAEFILIKE; from the coding sequence ATGAAAACATTAAAACTAACACTACTATCTGTAGTTGTAATGCTAATTGCATCTTGCGGAAATAATTCTACTCATTCAGTTAAAAATACTGTCGAGTGGACAGGAACTTACACTAATATATTACCTTGTGCCGATTGCAGCGGAATTCAAACTACTATCGAACTTGATAATAATAATATGTATGCTATGACAATTAAATATTTAGGGAAAGAGTCGGATACTTATACGTATAAAGGTTCGTTTATATGGAATAAAAAAGGAAATCAAATAGAACTTAATTTTGACGAAAAGCCTTCTTTTCCTAATAAGTATATTGTTAAAGAAAATAAACTAATTCAGCTAGATATGAATGGTAAAGAAATAACAGATTCAAATTTAGATTATTCATTGGAGAAAGTTTCGAATCTTTTAAATAAAAAATGGATGTTGAAAGAGTTAAACGGAAGGAAAATTGAAATTGATAATGAATTTTTGAAACAACCATATTTCATCATTAATTCACAATATAATATTAATGGAGTTGGTATTTGTAATTCCTTTTTTGGAAGTACCGATATACGTAGTGGAAATAAAATATTTTTTTCAAGAGTTGCTTCAACTTTGATGGCTTGTATTGATATGATGGATGTTGAAACTGAATTCTTTAATATGTTTAGCAATGCGGTAAGATATTCTATTGATAATGAAGTACTAACGCTTTATTCTGGAAATAATTCAAATTTAGCGGAGTTTATTCTGATTAAGGAATAA
- a CDS encoding efflux RND transporter periplasmic adaptor subunit has product MSKRKRWILIVVVLIFIAIIIALPYIKRYFVNKDNSEIPSPPLGSSISQRILNVNVEIVNYHPMTDRTITTGNILPSEQVDLTFETSGKIVDIFFNEGEFIKRGTLLAKINDKPLLAQLKKLEAQLPLAQDRVYRQETLLAKNAVSQEAYESVVTELEKLRADIDLVKANIEQTALYAPFDGIIGLREISEGAFVTTSTKIAQLTNISTLKIDFAVPESYANEIKKGTKIKFRLEDNNGIMRGYDAEVYAVESKIDIETRTLQVRALYNNPSMQLIPGRFTSVEITRKEIPNALSVPSEAIIPEMGRNLVYLYKDGIAQSVEIITGIRTEARVQALSGLSVGDTLIVSGVMQLRTGTKVVINNLSN; this is encoded by the coding sequence ATGTCTAAAAGAAAACGTTGGATACTAATTGTAGTTGTTTTAATATTTATAGCAATTATTATTGCATTACCTTATATTAAGAGATATTTTGTTAACAAAGATAATAGTGAGATTCCTTCGCCGCCTTTAGGAAGCAGCATATCTCAAAGAATTCTTAATGTAAATGTGGAAATTGTTAATTATCATCCTATGACTGATAGAACAATTACTACCGGTAATATTCTACCCTCGGAACAAGTGGATTTAACCTTTGAAACATCCGGAAAGATTGTTGATATTTTCTTCAACGAAGGAGAATTTATTAAACGGGGAACACTTTTAGCAAAGATTAATGATAAACCTTTATTAGCTCAACTAAAAAAACTAGAAGCACAGTTGCCGTTGGCTCAAGATAGGGTATACAGGCAAGAAACATTATTAGCTAAAAATGCTGTCAGCCAAGAAGCTTATGAATCCGTTGTTACTGAGCTGGAAAAATTGAGAGCTGATATTGATTTGGTGAAGGCTAATATTGAGCAAACAGCTCTTTATGCTCCTTTTGATGGTATAATAGGTTTACGTGAAATTAGTGAAGGAGCCTTTGTTACTACTTCAACAAAAATAGCTCAGCTAACTAATATTTCAACATTAAAGATTGATTTTGCTGTCCCCGAAAGTTATGCAAATGAGATTAAGAAAGGAACAAAAATAAAATTTAGATTAGAAGATAATAATGGAATTATGCGCGGTTATGATGCTGAAGTTTATGCTGTGGAATCAAAAATTGATATAGAAACCAGAACGTTACAAGTAAGAGCATTGTATAATAACCCGTCTATGCAATTAATTCCGGGTAGATTTACATCTGTGGAAATAACTCGAAAAGAGATTCCCAACGCACTTTCTGTTCCGAGCGAAGCTATTATTCCCGAAATGGGAAGAAATCTCGTTTATCTTTATAAAGACGGTATAGCTCAATCTGTTGAAATTATAACCGGAATAAGAACAGAAGCAAGAGTGCAAGCGCTTAGCGGGTTGTCGGTAGGGGATACCCTGATAGTTTCCGGAGTTATGCAACTTAGAACAGGAACAAAAGTGGTTATCAATAATTTATCTAATTAA
- a CDS encoding efflux RND transporter permease subunit: MNISELSIKRPVLATVLMLIIVLFGIISYNFLGVREYPSVDNPIITVTTNYAGANAEVILNQITEPLEQNINGIAGIRSLSSTSTQGRSRISIEFELSVDLETAANDVRDKVSIAQRYLPRDCDPPTVSKADADANPIIQVSVQSYSRSLMEVSEIADLTVKERLQTIPNVSGVEIWGEKRYSMRLWLDPTKMAGYGVTPMDIKNAIDKENVELPSGSIEGNTIELSIRTMGLMQTAQEFNDLIIKQNGDQIVRFSDVGFAELAPEDMRSALRKNGVPMVNAVVIPQPGANHIEIADEVYRRIDQLKKDIPEDVLVDVQYDNTRFIRASINEVVETLFIAFLLVVFIIFFFLRDVRVTLIPVIVIPISLVGAFFVMFVAGFTINVLTMLAIVLSVGLVVDDAIVVTENIYVRIEKGMSPKAAGIEGSKEIFFAVVSTTVTLIAVFLPIVFMQGMTGRLFKEFSIVIAGSVAISSIAALTFAPMLATKMLKRRDKKNWLYRKTEPMFVSLTNFYERTLISFIKHKWLTIPVVLVLGFLIVFLWGKIPSELAPLEDRSVITVRVSGQEGVTFEYLRDYSDQIALIADEVAYENTAIVSRSWTGGGFINVLLPDIDERERSQMEIAEALTTAIIPQTQARAFVQQQSTFGGARAGMPVSYVLQATSLDKLQEYLPSFMEEVNQSPVFRMADVNLKFNKPETRIEVNRDKATSLGVSTLNIAQTLQYALSGQRMGYFYMNGKQYQILAEINRQQRNTLLDLKSLYVKNDKGFMISLDNLVSFREDVAPPQLYRYNRFVSATVSSGLASGYTLGDGLDEMDRIAAKVLDDSFRTALSGESKEFRESSSSLMFALVLALVLIFLVLAAQFESFKDPIIVMITVPLAVAGALMFMDWFNVTMNIFSQIGIIMLIGLVAKNGILIVEFANQRQHAGLSKYDALISASVQRLRPILMTSISTILGLLPLVFAHGEGANGRIAMGIAVVGGLLFSTLLTLYIVPAVYSYISTNIERKKLKEEKYSI, from the coding sequence ATGAACATTTCTGAACTTAGTATAAAAAGGCCGGTACTTGCAACTGTTTTAATGCTTATAATTGTCCTTTTCGGTATTATAAGCTACAACTTCCTTGGTGTAAGAGAATATCCTAGTGTTGATAATCCGATTATTACCGTAACTACAAATTATGCCGGCGCTAATGCCGAAGTTATCCTCAACCAAATTACAGAACCTCTCGAACAAAACATCAATGGAATTGCAGGTATTCGTTCTTTGTCAAGTACAAGTACTCAAGGAAGAAGCAGAATATCTATTGAATTTGAATTGAGTGTTGATCTTGAAACGGCAGCCAATGATGTTCGAGATAAAGTCTCTATAGCACAAAGATATTTACCGCGTGATTGTGATCCGCCGACTGTATCAAAAGCCGATGCCGACGCTAATCCTATTATTCAGGTAAGCGTACAGAGTTACTCTCGTTCGTTGATGGAAGTAAGTGAAATTGCCGATTTAACTGTTAAAGAAAGATTGCAGACGATTCCCAATGTAAGTGGAGTTGAAATTTGGGGAGAGAAAAGATATTCGATGCGACTTTGGCTTGATCCTACTAAAATGGCAGGTTATGGCGTTACTCCGATGGATATTAAAAATGCCATAGACAAGGAAAATGTTGAATTACCATCCGGCAGTATTGAAGGAAACACAATAGAACTGTCAATCAGAACTATGGGTTTGATGCAAACCGCTCAAGAATTTAATGATCTTATTATTAAACAAAATGGCGATCAGATTGTTCGTTTCAGCGATGTAGGATTTGCCGAACTCGCACCTGAAGATATGCGAAGCGCACTTAGAAAAAATGGTGTTCCCATGGTTAATGCCGTAGTAATCCCTCAACCGGGTGCAAATCACATAGAAATAGCAGATGAAGTTTACAGGAGAATAGACCAATTGAAAAAGGATATTCCTGAAGATGTTCTGGTAGATGTTCAATATGATAATACTCGTTTTATAAGAGCATCTATTAATGAGGTAGTTGAAACGCTTTTTATAGCTTTCCTATTAGTTGTATTTATTATTTTCTTTTTCTTACGTGATGTACGTGTAACATTAATTCCTGTTATTGTTATTCCGATTTCTCTTGTTGGTGCTTTCTTCGTGATGTTTGTTGCCGGTTTCACAATAAATGTTTTAACAATGCTTGCGATTGTACTTTCGGTCGGACTTGTTGTTGATGACGCCATTGTTGTAACCGAAAATATTTATGTTCGAATTGAAAAAGGAATGTCGCCGAAAGCAGCCGGAATAGAAGGTTCAAAAGAAATTTTCTTTGCCGTTGTCTCTACAACTGTTACTCTCATTGCAGTATTTCTGCCGATTGTATTTATGCAAGGAATGACGGGACGATTATTTAAGGAGTTCAGTATTGTGATAGCAGGTTCTGTTGCTATATCCTCAATTGCCGCATTAACTTTCGCTCCGATGCTTGCTACTAAGATGCTTAAACGACGCGACAAAAAAAATTGGCTTTATAGAAAAACAGAACCGATGTTTGTTAGCCTAACCAATTTTTATGAAAGAACATTAATTTCTTTCATAAAACACAAATGGCTTACAATACCTGTTGTTCTTGTTCTTGGTTTTTTGATTGTGTTTTTGTGGGGAAAAATACCTTCCGAGTTGGCTCCTTTGGAAGACAGATCGGTAATTACAGTGCGTGTCAGCGGACAGGAAGGTGTTACTTTCGAATATTTAAGAGATTATTCCGACCAAATTGCTTTGATTGCGGATGAAGTTGCGTACGAAAATACGGCAATAGTTTCGCGTTCATGGACAGGCGGCGGATTTATTAATGTGCTTCTTCCCGATATCGATGAAAGAGAAAGAAGTCAGATGGAAATAGCCGAAGCATTAACAACGGCGATTATTCCGCAAACACAAGCCAGAGCGTTTGTACAACAGCAATCAACTTTTGGCGGTGCGCGCGCCGGAATGCCAGTGAGCTACGTTCTCCAAGCAACCTCACTGGATAAATTGCAGGAATATCTTCCTTCATTTATGGAAGAAGTAAATCAAAGTCCGGTTTTTAGAATGGCGGATGTCAATTTAAAATTCAATAAACCTGAAACACGTATTGAAGTTAATAGAGATAAGGCTACTTCTTTAGGTGTAAGTACTTTGAATATTGCTCAAACACTTCAATATGCGCTTAGCGGTCAACGTATGGGATATTTCTATATGAATGGAAAACAATATCAAATATTAGCGGAAATTAACAGACAGCAAAGAAATACTCTTTTAGATTTAAAGTCTTTATATGTGAAGAATGATAAAGGTTTTATGATTTCTCTTGATAATTTGGTTTCTTTTAGAGAAGATGTTGCACCACCTCAATTATACAGATATAACAGATTTGTTTCTGCAACTGTTTCTTCTGGTTTGGCTTCGGGTTATACGCTTGGAGACGGACTTGATGAAATGGATAGAATTGCGGCAAAAGTTCTTGATGACTCTTTTAGAACGGCCCTCAGCGGTGAATCTAAAGAATTCAGAGAAAGTTCTTCAAGTTTAATGTTCGCTTTGGTACTTGCATTAGTATTAATATTTCTTGTGTTAGCCGCCCAATTTGAAAGTTTTAAAGATCCGATAATCGTTATGATTACAGTTCCGCTTGCTGTTGCTGGTGCTTTGATGTTTATGGATTGGTTTAATGTTACAATGAACATTTTTAGTCAGATCGGTATAATTATGCTTATTGGTTTGGTTGCTAAAAACGGAATTCTTATTGTTGAGTTTGCTAATCAACGGCAACATGCAGGTTTGAGCAAATATGACGCTCTCATTTCGGCTTCCGTACAAAGATTAAGACCGATATTAATGACAAGTATTTCAACCATTTTAGGATTGCTCCCGCTTGTATTCGCACATGGCGAGGGTGCAAACGGCAGAATTGCAATGGGTATAGCCGTCGTTGGCGGATTATTATTTTCTACATTACTTACCTTATATATAGTTCCTGCAGTTTATAGCTATATATCAACAAATATCGAAAGAAAAAAACTAAAAGAAGAAAAATATTCTATATGA